A window of the Thermus thermamylovorans genome harbors these coding sequences:
- a CDS encoding DUF420 domain-containing protein, whose amino-acid sequence MKELLGLLAVVAILLSGLALVVGLVFIRRGDRVWHPRAMLTATVLAALFLVFYLTKWGLYGTTAYGGPEEWRTAYYLLLLTHTVLAALNGPLALYVIWRAFRGEFTAHRRWARVLVPVWLYVALSGWVIYLVLQRHGVATGTIAF is encoded by the coding sequence ATGAAGGAGCTTCTGGGACTTTTGGCGGTGGTGGCCATCCTGCTCTCGGGTCTGGCCTTGGTGGTGGGGTTGGTCTTCATCCGGCGGGGGGACCGGGTCTGGCACCCCCGGGCCATGCTGACGGCCACCGTCCTGGCCGCCCTCTTTTTGGTCTTCTACCTCACCAAGTGGGGCCTTTACGGCACCACCGCCTACGGGGGTCCGGAGGAGTGGCGAACCGCCTACTACCTCCTCCTCCTCACCCACACCGTTTTGGCCGCCCTCAACGGCCCTCTGGCCCTCTACGTGATCTGGCGGGCCTTCAGGGGGGAGTTCACCGCCCACCGGCGTTGGGCCCGGGTGCTGGTCCCCGTCTGGCTCTACGTGGCCCTGAGCGGTTGGGTGATCTACCTGGTCCTCCAGCGCCACGGGGTGGCTACGGGGACGATCGCCTTTTAG
- a CDS encoding septum site-determining protein MinC, which yields MRLRASAKALALRLDGGETPEAIRGLSLPEGLPLEVEVAAPVGQEVLQALLELGRPLTLVPPRGRPTPGTLVAAKTLRAGERVEHPGTVVVLGDVNPGAEVAAGGDVIVVGKLRGLAHAGAGGDEGRFIFALELSAKQLRIGSLLAQAPEGAQARGPELARVEEGRIVVEPWAKRRSSP from the coding sequence ATGCGGCTTCGCGCCAGCGCCAAGGCCCTGGCCCTGCGCCTGGACGGGGGGGAGACCCCGGAGGCCATCCGCGGCCTGAGCCTGCCCGAGGGCCTGCCCCTGGAGGTGGAAGTGGCCGCCCCCGTAGGCCAGGAGGTCCTCCAGGCCCTCCTGGAGCTGGGCCGCCCCCTCACCCTGGTACCCCCCCGGGGCCGCCCCACCCCGGGCACCCTAGTGGCGGCCAAAACCCTGCGGGCCGGGGAGCGGGTGGAACACCCGGGCACGGTGGTGGTCCTGGGGGACGTGAACCCCGGGGCCGAGGTGGCGGCCGGGGGGGACGTGATCGTGGTGGGAAAGCTCCGGGGCCTGGCCCACGCCGGGGCGGGGGGGGACGAGGGGCGCTTCATCTTCGCCCTGGAGCTCTCCGCCAAGCAGCTGCGCATCGGAAGCCTCCTGGCCCAGGCCCCGGAGGGGGCCCAGGCCCGGGGACCGGAGCTGGCCCGGGTGGAGGAGGGACGGATCGTGGTGGAGCCCTGGGCTAAAAGGCGATCGTCCCCGTAG
- a CDS encoding penicillin-binding transpeptidase domain-containing protein: MTGRLYALLLFLLLSLGLLGLRAYQLQVLEHERYALRSQGNHLKAEGIPAPRGRILDRKGRVIAEDRLVVDLVYQGGEVAFPERLLPLLGLEALPPAEGPTVLRAGVPEDLLPTLAELTAGQTNLRLSERIERHYPNPLSGPVLGYVLQANPQQVAQGYHPEEQAGQAGLEAALEPHLRGRRGVRTVEVNVRGERLRETVLEEPTPGQDVVLTLDLELQRAAERALEEALADINEGRRRNGLPPLRRVRGAIVALDPRTGEVLAMASAPSFDPGLFARRPVPREVQALLQDPDLPLLNRAVQPYIPGSVFKLASSYALLEEGYVGPTTAFRCPAALVYGGQTRRNWARWDMGPMRVQEAIAWSCNTWYYQAVAQDPLGVVDRLAQRARLLGLGEPSGLEIPERIGLLPTRAWKQEALREPWYPGETLSVAIGQGPILVTPVQVARMLATIANGGEKPTLRLVKRVGDQETRPRLESVPGRHWTVLQEGLRRTVREGTARHVLGNFPVPTGGKTGTAETPGKRPGTEHAWYMGYGPAEPGTPYPPLVVVAFFENGGEGSRVALPAVRKVMEAYWRVGSEEGRSR; this comes from the coding sequence ATGACCGGACGCCTTTACGCTCTCCTCCTCTTCCTCCTCCTCTCCTTGGGCCTTCTGGGCCTCAGGGCCTACCAGCTCCAGGTGCTGGAGCACGAGCGCTACGCCCTGCGCAGCCAGGGCAACCACCTGAAGGCCGAGGGCATCCCCGCCCCCCGGGGGCGGATCCTGGACCGCAAGGGGCGGGTGATCGCGGAGGACCGCCTGGTGGTGGACCTGGTCTACCAGGGGGGGGAGGTGGCCTTCCCCGAGCGGCTCCTGCCCCTTCTGGGCCTGGAAGCCCTCCCCCCGGCGGAGGGGCCCACGGTACTCCGGGCCGGGGTGCCGGAGGACCTCCTCCCCACCCTGGCGGAGCTCACCGCCGGACAGACCAACCTGAGGCTTTCCGAGCGCATCGAGCGCCACTACCCCAACCCCCTCTCCGGCCCCGTCCTGGGGTACGTCCTCCAGGCCAACCCCCAGCAGGTGGCCCAGGGCTACCACCCCGAGGAGCAGGCGGGCCAGGCGGGCCTCGAGGCCGCCCTGGAACCCCACCTGCGGGGCCGGCGGGGGGTGCGGACGGTGGAGGTGAACGTCCGCGGGGAGCGCCTGCGGGAAACCGTCCTGGAGGAGCCCACCCCCGGACAGGACGTGGTCCTCACCCTGGACCTGGAGCTGCAGCGGGCGGCGGAACGAGCCTTGGAGGAGGCCCTGGCCGACATCAACGAGGGCCGCAGGCGCAACGGCCTGCCCCCCTTAAGGCGGGTGCGGGGGGCCATCGTGGCCCTGGACCCCCGGACGGGGGAGGTTCTGGCCATGGCCAGCGCCCCCTCCTTCGACCCCGGCCTCTTCGCCCGCCGCCCCGTGCCCCGGGAGGTGCAAGCCCTCCTCCAGGACCCCGACCTCCCCCTGCTGAACCGGGCGGTCCAGCCCTACATCCCGGGGTCGGTCTTCAAGCTGGCCAGCAGCTACGCCCTCCTGGAGGAAGGGTACGTGGGGCCCACCACCGCCTTTCGCTGCCCGGCGGCCCTGGTCTACGGGGGCCAGACCCGGCGTAACTGGGCCCGGTGGGACATGGGCCCCATGCGGGTGCAGGAGGCCATCGCCTGGAGCTGCAACACCTGGTACTACCAGGCGGTGGCCCAGGATCCCCTGGGGGTGGTGGACCGCCTGGCCCAGCGGGCCCGCCTCCTGGGCCTGGGGGAGCCCAGCGGCCTGGAGATCCCCGAGCGCATCGGCCTCCTGCCCACCCGGGCCTGGAAGCAGGAGGCCCTCCGGGAGCCCTGGTACCCCGGGGAGACCCTTTCGGTGGCCATCGGCCAGGGCCCCATCCTGGTGACCCCGGTCCAGGTGGCCCGGATGCTGGCCACCATCGCCAACGGGGGGGAAAAGCCCACCTTGCGCCTGGTGAAGCGGGTGGGGGACCAGGAGACCCGGCCCCGGCTGGAATCCGTCCCGGGACGGCACTGGACGGTCCTCCAGGAAGGCCTGCGGCGCACCGTCCGCGAGGGCACCGCCCGGCACGTGTTGGGGAACTTCCCCGTGCCCACCGGGGGGAAGACGGGGACCGCGGAAACCCCGGGCAAGCGGCCGGGAACGGAGCACGCCTGGTACATGGGCTACGGCCCCGCGGAGCCGGGCACCCCCTACCCCCCCCTGGTGGTGGTGGCCTTCTTCGAGAACGGGGGGGAGGGGAGCCGGGTGGCCCTGCCCGCGGTGCGCAAGGTGATGGAGGCCTACTGGCGGGTAGGGAGCGAGGAAGGGCGCTCCCGGTAA
- the mreD gene encoding rod shape-determining protein MreD: protein MKAPLALLLTLFLAGLLGALWPQGLMAPDLFLVLALWYAHGRPYYLGLPMAFLLGLLQDLLGFGLLGLHAVGLLSGAYAFYAAGERLAARETPGVLLAFLAAFAAKWAGYFLVAYWLRLDLPPLLLGDILLEGLLTLPLFLLASRLAGPASQP from the coding sequence ATGAAGGCGCCCTTGGCCCTCCTCCTCACCCTCTTCCTGGCCGGGCTCCTGGGGGCCCTGTGGCCCCAGGGGCTCATGGCCCCCGACCTCTTCCTGGTCCTCGCCCTTTGGTACGCCCACGGGCGGCCCTACTACCTGGGCCTCCCCATGGCCTTCCTCCTGGGGCTTTTGCAGGACCTCCTGGGCTTCGGCCTCTTGGGCCTGCACGCGGTGGGCCTCCTGAGCGGGGCCTACGCCTTCTACGCCGCAGGAGAGCGCCTGGCCGCCCGGGAAACCCCAGGGGTCCTCCTGGCCTTTCTAGCCGCCTTCGCTGCCAAGTGGGCCGGCTACTTCCTGGTGGCCTACTGGCTGCGCCTGGACCTGCCCCCCTTGCTGCTGGGGGACATCCTCCTCGAGGGGCTCCTCACCCTGCCCCTCTTCCTCCTGGCCTCGCGGCTCGCCGGACCCGCCAGCCAGCCATGA
- the mreC gene encoding rod shape-determining protein MreC: MSERALRRGLFLLLLFLGLALAALTRPLAPGLALNLSPLTAPLPALGHRLGQNLRAGMGALLDRRDLLAENRALRERVALLEGENRRLTLEVERLSRVLEVRQLQAPGVVAVAPVVGEDLSGLYRRLLLGLGERDGLRPGMPVTAPQGLVGLVVEVGERQALVRTLLDPESQVGVRPEGGPGRGVARGAPPDRLVAEFPPTVRVEPGDLLLTGAPLGLFPDGIPVGRVERVERVQGGLKQRAWVRPLVELSLLEEVIVLRPL; encoded by the coding sequence GTGAGCGAGAGGGCCTTGCGACGGGGGCTCTTCCTCCTCCTCCTCTTCCTGGGGCTGGCCCTGGCCGCCCTCACCCGGCCCCTGGCCCCGGGCCTGGCCCTGAACCTCTCCCCCCTCACCGCCCCCCTCCCCGCCCTGGGCCACCGCCTGGGGCAGAACCTGCGGGCCGGGATGGGGGCCCTTTTGGACCGGCGGGACCTCCTTGCGGAAAACCGCGCCCTGCGGGAACGGGTGGCCCTCCTGGAGGGGGAGAACCGCCGGCTGACCCTGGAGGTGGAGCGCCTCTCCCGGGTCCTGGAGGTGCGCCAGCTCCAGGCTCCCGGGGTGGTGGCGGTGGCCCCGGTGGTGGGGGAGGACCTCTCCGGCCTCTACCGCCGCCTCCTCCTGGGCTTGGGGGAGCGGGACGGGCTGCGGCCCGGCATGCCCGTCACCGCCCCCCAGGGCCTGGTGGGGCTCGTGGTGGAAGTGGGGGAGCGGCAAGCCCTGGTGCGCACCCTCCTGGACCCGGAGAGCCAGGTGGGGGTGCGCCCCGAGGGGGGGCCAGGCCGGGGGGTCGCCCGGGGGGCCCCCCCGGACCGGCTGGTGGCGGAGTTCCCCCCCACGGTCCGGGTGGAGCCCGGCGACCTCCTCCTCACCGGGGCCCCCCTCGGCCTTTTCCCCGACGGCATCCCCGTGGGCCGGGTGGAGCGGGTGGAGAGGGTGCAGGGGGGGCTCAAGCAAAGGGCCTGGGTGCGGCCTTTGGTGGAGCTCTCCCTCCTGGAGGAGGTGATCGTCCTAAGGCCCCTATGA